Proteins from one Buchnera aphidicola (Kurisakia onigurumii) genomic window:
- the rpsR gene encoding 30S ribosomal protein S18, protein MIRYFRRRKFCRFTTEKIKEIDYKDINILKNYITESGKIVPSRITGTKSRYQRQLAKAIKISRYLSLLPYTDQHK, encoded by the coding sequence ATGATTCGATATTTTAGAAGAAGAAAATTTTGTAGATTTACTACAGAAAAAATAAAAGAAATAGATTACAAAGATATAAATATTTTAAAAAATTATATCACTGAGAGTGGAAAAATTGTTCCAAGTCGTATTACTGGAACTAAATCTAGATATCAGCGTCAGTTGGCAAAAGCGATTAAAATATCTCGTTATTTATCTTTGTTACCATATACAGATCAACATAAATAA
- the rpsF gene encoding 30S ribosomal protein S6 — MKHYEIVLIIHPDYSEKLVELKKEITDFIILKQGKIHRVEDWGRRQLAYPIKKIYKAYYILMNIEILTSEINYLENKFRFNDMIIRNLILTTKNAVTDISPILKSIDDSKNSNVELKK, encoded by the coding sequence ATGAAACATTACGAAATTGTATTAATTATTCATCCAGATTATAGTGAAAAATTGGTTGAATTAAAAAAAGAAATCACTGATTTTATTATTTTAAAACAAGGAAAGATTCATCGAGTAGAAGATTGGGGTAGAAGACAATTAGCTTATCCTATTAAAAAAATATACAAAGCTTATTATATTTTAATGAATATTGAAATTCTTACTTCAGAAATCAATTATTTAGAAAACAAATTTCGTTTTAATGATATGATAATTAGAAATTTAATTCTTACAACAAAAAATGCTGTAACAGATATATCTCCTATTTTAAAATCTATAGATGATTCTAAAAATAGTAATGTTGAATTAAAAAAATAA